In Francisella orientalis FNO12, the sequence ATCTTGCACATAAAGCTCTGCACGTCAATTTAAGCGATATAGCGGCTATGGGAGCAGAGCCTTTATATATTTTATGTGAAATTTCCATCCCAAGTCGCTTGCAGGACTATGCACCCAAGTTTTTAAATTCATTAACTGCTAAGTGCCAAAATGCTGGCGTCACTTTGATTGGCGGAGACACTACCGCCTCTAAAGAACGCTTATTTATCAATATAACAGCCATCGGAACAGCCCCTGAATCTAATATTAAATATAGAAACGGTGCACAAGCTTCAGATCTGATTTGTATAATAGGAAATTTAGGCTTTGCACATTTGGGCTTAGAGCAATCTCTGACTACAGATACGAAATACATCAATAGCTTCTTGCATCCAGAAGCCAAAATTAAAGAAGGAATATGGCTAGGAAAGCTGCGTGCTGTTAACAGCATGATGGACATTTCTGATGGGCTTTATATCGATTTGAAGCGTCTAGCTTCAAGTGCGGGAAAGCATGCAGTCCTCGATATCGATCTTTTGCAAAATCACTTACGCCTTAATGTGTCTGTGCAAGTTGCTTTGGAAGGTGGAGAAGATTATGGATTGCTCGTGACAATTCATCAAGACGCATTTGAAGAATTATCCCATAGGTTTATGGAAAGCTTTGGTTATGGCTTAAAGGTTGTTGGGCATATCACTGATGGAGATGGTTTGTCGTTCAAACAAAACAGTAAGCCTGTCGAAATTACGGTCAATCATTTTGCGCATTTTGGAGAAAGGTTATGAAATACAAAAGTTTATCTATTGCAGGATTTGATGGTTCTGGCGGTGCTGGCATTCAGGCTGATCTTAAAACATTTTCTGCAACAGGATGTTATGGGATGACTGTCCTCACCGCCATTCCTGTGCAAAATACTTGTGGTGTACGCGGCTGTTATGATATCCCGCTTTCATGCATCCATGAGCAGCTTGAAGCTATATTTGATGATATAAGGCCAGATGCGATAAAAATTGGCATGCTCTTCTCTACTGAGATCATAGAGCTCGTGACTGCTTTCTTAATGAGGCATGCAAAAGGCATTCCAATAGTTTTAGATCCAGTGATGGTGGCAAAAAGTGGTGATCCTCTCTTGCAAGCTGATGCTGTGGAAGCGTTAAGAACAAAATTGATACCAATTACAAATATTATTACCCCCAATTTGCCTGAAGCAAGAACATTATTACCAGGAAATTACGACAAAAAGACATTAGCGCAAAAGTTACTCGATTTAGGATGCGGAGCTGTTCTTTTGAAGGGAGGACATGAAGACGCTGCGACCTCAGATGATTTATTTTTATCGCATGACATTACAGAAACGTTATCTGCACCGCGTATCAATTCTAAAAACACTCATGGTACGGGATGTACTTTATCCGCAGGCATAGCAAGCTTTATTGCTCAAGGCTTTTCTACTTTTATGGCGTGCACAAAAGCCAAGTCATATCTGCATGGCGCAATGCTGCATAGCAAAGACAGCAATGTAGGAAAAGGACATGGCCCGGTACATCATTTTCACCATTTATGGAAATATTTATAGCAATCAATTTAAGGTTAAACTAAATGACAAAATTATCAGAAACAGCATTAGCAAAATGTCAGCTTATCATTCAGGCGATAAAGGACCATCCTTTTAATAAAGAGCTTGCGAATGGATCACTTAATATGGATAAATTTGCTTATTACATAGAGCAAGATACCCTGTATTTAAGAGATTTTGCAAGAAGCCTTGCTGTGATTGCTTCAAAAGCCCCCCTTAAATTTGTAAAAGATTTCCTATCATTTTCAGGTGGGGCATTAATAGCAGAGCAAGAAGTTGTGCATAGCTTTTTTCGTCACACCTTTAATCTTCAAGAAACAGAAAA encodes:
- the thiL gene encoding thiamine-phosphate kinase, with the translated sequence MIQEDKIIKALQAASADGFIGDDAAVLPNLNGSNRYVISKDLLIEDVHFRTSYFSPEDLAHKALHVNLSDIAAMGAEPLYILCEISIPSRLQDYAPKFLNSLTAKCQNAGVTLIGGDTTASKERLFINITAIGTAPESNIKYRNGAQASDLICIIGNLGFAHLGLEQSLTTDTKYINSFLHPEAKIKEGIWLGKLRAVNSMMDISDGLYIDLKRLASSAGKHAVLDIDLLQNHLRLNVSVQVALEGGEDYGLLVTIHQDAFEELSHRFMESFGYGLKVVGHITDGDGLSFKQNSKPVEITVNHFAHFGERL
- the thiD gene encoding bifunctional hydroxymethylpyrimidine kinase/phosphomethylpyrimidine kinase, translating into MKYKSLSIAGFDGSGGAGIQADLKTFSATGCYGMTVLTAIPVQNTCGVRGCYDIPLSCIHEQLEAIFDDIRPDAIKIGMLFSTEIIELVTAFLMRHAKGIPIVLDPVMVAKSGDPLLQADAVEALRTKLIPITNIITPNLPEARTLLPGNYDKKTLAQKLLDLGCGAVLLKGGHEDAATSDDLFLSHDITETLSAPRINSKNTHGTGCTLSAGIASFIAQGFSTFMACTKAKSYLHGAMLHSKDSNVGKGHGPVHHFHHLWKYL